Proteins from one Malania oleifera isolate guangnan ecotype guangnan chromosome 4, ASM2987363v1, whole genome shotgun sequence genomic window:
- the LOC131152987 gene encoding probable serine/threonine-protein kinase WNK11 yields the protein MPNPSPDHSMAEPFVEVDPKGRYGRYKEMLGTGAMKRVYRAFDKEEGLEVAWNQVKLRAFSSDEAMLRRLMAEVQLLQQLRSPNVIVAHGSWLDNKNGGTLNFITEVCSSGNLQDYRKKHPRVSVRALKNWMRQILKGLEYLHTNSPCIIHRDLNCSNIFINGNTGQVKIGDLGLAAVVGENHAAHSILGTPEFMAPELYEENYTEAIDIYSFGMCMLELVTMEMPYSECDSVAKIYKKVSSGVKPQALNKVKDPQVKGLIEKCLAHQSQRPSASQLLRDPFFRDPNDDEKNYTSSLTLEHLMISR from the exons ATGCCGAACCCTAGCCCAGATCATTCGATGGCCGAGCCCTTCGTTGAGGTCGACCCCAAGGGACGGTACGGCCGGTACAAAGAGATGCTTGGCACCGGTGCCATGAAGAGGGTGTACCGGGCTTTCGACAAGGAGGAGGGCTTGGAGGTTGCATGGAATCAG GTGAAGCTTAGGGCCTTCTCCAGTGACGAGGCCATGCTCAGGCGGCTAATGGCAGAGGTGCAGTTGCTGCAGCAGCTGAGGAGCCCGAACGTGATCGTCGCACACGGTTCCTGGCTGGACAATAAGAACGGCGGCACACTCAACTTCATCACCGAGGTGTGCTCGTCCGGGAACCTCCAGGACTATCGGAAGAAGCACCCCCGGGTGTCAGTGCGAGCCCTCAAGAACTGGATGAGGCAGATCCTTAAGGGCCTTGAGTATCTCCACACCAACTCACCCTGCATCATTCACAGAGATCTCAATTGTAGTAATATCTTCATCAATGGCAATACTGGACAG GTGAAGATTGGAGACCTTGGTCTCGCAGCAGTGGTGGGGGAGAACCATGCAGCCCACTCCATCCTCGGGACGCCGGAGTTCATGGCGCCAGAGCTTTACGAGGAGAACTACACAGAAGCCATAGACATATACTCCTTTGGGATGTGCATGCTCGAGCTTGTGACAATGGAGATGCCCTACAGCGAGTGTGACAGTGTCGCAAAAATCTACAAGAAGGTGTCTTCTGGAGTCAAGCCTCAAGCCCTAAACAAGGTCAAAGACCCCCAAGTTAAGGGCCTAATTGAAAAGTGCCTTGCCCACCAGTCGCAAAGGCCCTCGGCATCCCAGCTCCTCCGTGACCCCTTCTTTCGTGATCCTAATGACGACGAAAAAAATTACACTAGCAGTCTTACTTTAGAGCATTTGATGATTTCTAGATAA